One window from the genome of Cricetulus griseus strain 17A/GY chromosome 2, alternate assembly CriGri-PICRH-1.0, whole genome shotgun sequence encodes:
- the Fam110d gene encoding protein FAM110D isoform X2, whose translation MLLSSPSTPSRGRTPSAVERLEADKAKYVKTQQVIVRRQEPALRGGPGPLTPHPCNELGASASPRTPGPARRGSGRRQPRPDSLIFYRQKRDCKASVNKENAKGQGLVRRLFLGGPRDAAPSSPGPTERPAAPAGWAGSPDAPEASGKRALCPTCSLPLSEKERFFNYCGLERALVEVLGAERFSPQSWGAEHSPQVATPPLPGSGDTSDWTSSDGDAGTPDCAGGCGGGSQAAGSARDGRPSVSVVERNARVIQWLYGCQRARAPPRESEV comes from the coding sequence ATGCTCCTGTCTTCGCCCTCCACGCCATCGAGGGGACGAACTCCCAGCGCCGTGGAGAGGCTGGAGGCTGACAAAGCCAAGTACGTCAAGACGCAGCAGGTGATAGTACGccgtcaggagccagccctgcgAGGGGGACCAGGACCGCTGACGCCACACCCTTGCAATGAGCTGGGAGCCTCTGCATCGCCCAGGACGCCTGGACCTGCCCGCCGGGGTAGCGGCAGGCGACAGCCAAGGCCTGACTCCCTCATCTTCTACCGCCAGAAGCGGGACTGCAAGGCTTCGGTGAACAAAGAGAACGCCAAGGGTCAGGGGCTCGTTCGACGCCTCTTCCTGGGCGGCCCCCGGGACGCTGCCCCGAGCAGCCCGGGACCTACAGAGAGACCTGCGGCTCCCGCAGGCTGGGCTGGGTCCCCAGATGCTCCGGAGGCGTCAGGGAAGAGAGCGCTGTGTCCCACGTGCTCGCTGCCACTGTCGGAGAAGGAGCGCTTCTTCAACTACTGCGGCCTGGAGCGCGCGCTGGTGGAGGTGCTGGGCGCCGAGCGCTTCTCCCCGCAGAGCTGGGGCGCCGAGCATAGCCCGCAGGTCGCAACGCCGCCGCTGCCCGGCTCCGGGGACACCAGCGATTGGACATCCAGCGACGGGGACGCGGGCACCCCGGACTGTGCGGGAGGCTGCGGCGGCGGCTCGCAGGCGGCGGGGTCCGCGCGAGACGGACGCCCGTCGGTGTCCGTGGTGGAACGCAACGCGCGCGTCATCCAGTGGTTGTATGGCTGCCAGCGCGCGCGCGCTCCGCCGCGCGAGTCCGAGGTGTGA